In Triplophysa rosa linkage group LG7, Trosa_1v2, whole genome shotgun sequence, the following proteins share a genomic window:
- the pde6d gene encoding retinal rod rhodopsin-sensitive cGMP 3',5'-cyclic phosphodiesterase subunit delta: protein MSSEEDRAKEILMGFKLNWMNLRDAETGKVLWQGTEDLSLPGVEHEARVPKKILKCKAVSRELNFSSVEKLEKFRLEQKVFFKGQCLEEWFFEFGFVIPNSTNTWQSLIEAAPESQMMPANVLSGNVVIETKFYDDDLHVSTSRVRLFYV, encoded by the exons ATGTCTTCGGAGGAAGACAGAGCGAAGGAGATTCTGATGGGTTTTAAACT AAACTGGATGAATCTTAGAGATGCAGAGACAGGAAAGGTTCTCTGGCAGGGAACTGAAGATCTTTCCCTTCCTGGGGTGGAACATGAAG CTCGGGTTCCTAAGAAGATTCTGAAATGTAAAGCAGTTTCCAGAGAACTGAATTTCTCTTCAGTAGAAAAACTGGAAAAATTCAGACTGGAGCAAAAGGTTTTCTTTAAAGGACAGTGCCTAGAAG AGTGGTTCTTTGAGTTTGGCTTTGTAATTCCTAATTCTACGAATACATGGCAGTCTTTGATAGAAGCTGCACCAGAGTCACAGATGATGCCTGCAAATGTTTTAAG TGGTAATGTTGTTATAGAGACCAAGTTTTATGATGATGACCTTCATGTCAGCACATCCCGGGTACGACTCTTTTACGTCTGA
- the phb2b gene encoding prohibitin-2b, translated as MANKEPNKLLQHLRDLAGRMSSGSKGAGLGLKFLIGAGALAYGVKEATYTVEGGQRAIIFNRIGGMQMDTVLSEGLHFRIPWFQYPIIYDIRARPRKISSLTGSKDLQMVNIALRVLSRPVASNLPILYQHLGKDYDERVLPSIVNEVLKSVVAKFNASQLITQRAQVSLLIRRELFERAKDFNIILDDVAITELSFSKEYTAAVEAKQVAQQEAQRAQFYVEKAKQEQRHKIIQAEGEAEAAKMLGEAITKNPGYLKLRRIRAAQNIAKTVAASQNKVYLSADSLVLNLQDDSFNKLSLGKQ; from the exons ATGGCGAATAAAGAGCCTAAC AAGTTGCTGCAGCATCTGAGAGATCTGGCCGGACGCATGTCCTCTGGCTCAAAGGGTGCTGGACTTGGGCTGAAATTTTTAATTGGAGCAGGTGCACTCGCTTATGGCGTCAAAGAGGCCACATACACGG TGGAAGGTGGTCAGCGGGCGATCATCTTTAACAGAATTGGAGGGATGCAGATGGATACGGTCCTCTCTGAAGGTCTCCATTTTAG GATACCATGGTTTCAGTATCCAATCATATATGATATCAGAGCCAGACCAAGAAAAATATCATCTTTAACAGGAAGTAAAG ACCTGCAGATGGTGAACATCGCGTTGCGTGTGCTGTCGCGACCTGTGGCCTCTAACCTTCCCATTTTGTACCAGCATCTGGGTAAGGACTACGATGAGCGTGTGCTCCCGTCCATTGTAAATGAGGTTCTAAAGAGTGTGGTAGCCAAGTTCAATGCTTCCCAACTCATCACACAACGAGCCCAG GTGTCTCTGCTGATCAGACGGGAGCTGTTTGAACGCGCTAAGGATTTTAACATTATTCTCGATGATGTGGCCATCACAGAGTTGAGCTTCAGCAAAGAGTACACAGCAGCTGTGGAGGCCAAACAAGTTG CCCAGCAGGAGGCGCAAAGAGCCCAGTTCTATGTCGAGAAAGCAAAACAAGAACAGAGACATAAGATCATCCAAGCTGAGGGAGAGGCTGAGGCTGCCAAAATG TTAGGAGAAGCCATCACAAAGAACCCTGGATATCTTAAACTGAGAAGAATCAGAGCAGCGCAGAATATTGCCAAAACG GTGGCAGCTTCACAGAACAAGGTATACCTGAGTGCAGATAGTTTGGTTCTGAATCTACAGGATGATTCTTTTAACAA ATTGTCACTCGGAAAGCAGTAA